One Microbacterium trichothecenolyticum DNA window includes the following coding sequences:
- a CDS encoding DUF6259 domain-containing protein, whose translation MTSDLTIADDRIAVTFDPVSGGIVRFVADETGLTRGDAAGASLFVVEVPRGGDRTVVIETSAQTLSHAELDGRHAVRLVWRDPVASNGERLGGEIAVGARIVDGSVRLSLSFHLDEGGVEAVRFPSLRGIRPSEGPLELRGVDYSTGTRVSLLPVFDSNAPYWGTTFPDYASGNLRPELVGTPTSPFVVLAGARGGFTVQPTERTLQFIGWRASLEPGFADSLLRRAGDDAAVTLDAIHFPSGDGTGATLPDMDVVPFAGTWERGLAAYLPTQESTRRSRAAWLDEPRSWLQVQLMSTEGEPRYDFDALVDIIEECAREGIGAIQIVGWNEGGQDGLVPQHRPAAKLGGEEGLRRALDRARELDVATVLYVKYVWVEKPGPLWDDLEPFVSRDANGQPYAQPGPVYHSSRKRYGIATPWYVPLCFGVEALRRRFADEVVQLADWGADGILADESLYHGRALLCFADDHGHEVGASAFSWDDAFVDDIRAALGERGESFVIAAEGAYDDQFAHYDVSYFRSASPSHRPLGRMLRPDARIVTALTGFDDRSMIAQCLLYGYALSLEPYNFKGRPGDMPATVALARQADALRARHRDVLWNGRLIVDHGVRAHRPDGSVHDLLTVWEGADGARAVVVATYDDEPLSLRLTGLDAGETDDLDGLRSRITDGRIDVSARGVSVVIPSSDPIGPQ comes from the coding sequence GTGACCTCCGATTTGACGATCGCCGACGATCGCATCGCGGTGACTTTCGACCCCGTCAGCGGGGGAATCGTGCGCTTCGTCGCGGACGAGACGGGCCTCACGAGGGGGGATGCCGCGGGAGCGTCGCTCTTCGTCGTCGAGGTCCCGCGCGGGGGCGATCGCACCGTCGTGATCGAGACGTCCGCGCAGACCCTCTCGCACGCCGAGCTCGATGGCCGCCACGCGGTGCGACTCGTCTGGCGTGACCCCGTCGCCTCGAACGGCGAGCGTCTGGGCGGCGAGATCGCGGTGGGCGCCCGGATCGTCGACGGCTCGGTGCGCCTGAGCCTGTCGTTCCACCTCGACGAGGGCGGCGTCGAAGCCGTCCGTTTTCCGTCGCTGCGCGGCATCCGGCCCTCCGAGGGTCCGCTCGAGCTGCGGGGCGTGGATTACTCCACGGGCACGCGCGTCTCGCTGCTGCCCGTGTTCGACTCGAACGCGCCGTACTGGGGCACCACGTTCCCCGACTACGCCAGCGGCAATCTGCGTCCCGAGCTCGTGGGCACACCCACCTCTCCGTTCGTCGTCCTCGCCGGTGCGCGGGGCGGGTTCACCGTGCAGCCCACCGAGCGGACGCTGCAGTTCATCGGGTGGCGCGCGAGCCTCGAGCCCGGCTTCGCCGACAGCCTGCTGCGCCGCGCGGGCGACGACGCGGCCGTCACGCTGGATGCCATCCACTTCCCCTCCGGCGACGGCACCGGAGCGACCCTCCCCGACATGGATGTCGTGCCTTTCGCCGGCACCTGGGAGCGCGGCCTTGCCGCGTATCTGCCGACGCAGGAGTCCACGCGCCGCTCCCGGGCGGCCTGGCTCGACGAACCGCGCTCGTGGCTCCAGGTGCAGCTGATGTCGACGGAGGGCGAGCCCCGCTACGACTTCGACGCACTCGTCGACATCATCGAGGAGTGCGCCCGGGAGGGGATCGGCGCGATCCAGATCGTGGGATGGAACGAGGGCGGGCAAGACGGTCTCGTGCCGCAGCACCGGCCCGCCGCGAAGCTCGGCGGGGAGGAAGGGCTGCGCCGGGCGCTTGATCGCGCCCGCGAGCTCGACGTCGCGACCGTGCTCTATGTGAAGTACGTCTGGGTCGAGAAGCCCGGCCCCCTGTGGGACGATCTCGAGCCCTTCGTCTCGCGCGACGCGAACGGCCAGCCCTACGCGCAGCCCGGGCCGGTCTATCACTCGTCCCGGAAGCGCTACGGCATCGCCACCCCCTGGTACGTGCCGCTGTGCTTCGGCGTCGAGGCGCTGCGACGACGCTTCGCCGACGAGGTCGTGCAGCTGGCGGACTGGGGAGCGGATGGCATCCTGGCCGACGAGTCGCTGTACCACGGGCGTGCTCTGCTGTGCTTCGCCGACGACCACGGGCACGAGGTGGGCGCGAGCGCCTTTTCGTGGGACGACGCCTTCGTCGACGACATTCGCGCGGCTCTCGGGGAGCGCGGCGAGAGCTTCGTCATCGCGGCCGAGGGGGCGTACGACGACCAGTTCGCGCACTACGACGTGTCGTACTTCCGTAGCGCCTCGCCCTCGCACCGCCCGCTCGGGCGCATGCTGCGCCCCGACGCCCGCATCGTCACGGCCCTGACCGGGTTCGACGACCGCTCGATGATCGCGCAGTGCCTGCTGTACGGCTACGCCCTGAGCCTCGAGCCGTACAACTTCAAGGGACGCCCGGGCGACATGCCCGCCACGGTGGCCCTCGCGCGACAGGCGGATGCCCTTCGCGCTCGCCATCGCGACGTGCTCTGGAACGGCCGGCTCATCGTCGACCACGGGGTGCGCGCCCATCGACCCGACGGCTCGGTGCACGACCTCCTCACCGTGTGGGAGGGCGCCGACGGCGCCCGCGCGGTCGTGGTGGCCACGTACGACGACGAGCCCCTGTCGCTCCGACTCACCGGCCTCGACGCGGGTGAGACCGACGACCTCGACGGGCTCCGCTCCCGCATCACGGACGGACGCATCGACGTGTCCGCCCGAGGAGTGAGCGTCGTCATCCCCTCTTCCGACCCGATTGGACCGCAATGA
- a CDS encoding ABC transporter substrate-binding protein has translation MRRRTATTLAAATTLTALALASLTGCGSSAGGDTSLSFLMWGDGGDTQKAYEKVIEAFEAENPGVTVNAEFVNTNDYDNVLKTRLSGGAGPDVYGFDPKNIDDFVRDGFATDLSGAEFFGRLDDAAAQEARRGAEGDAAYSVPISQSGNGIVYNAALFAQAGITEVPRTYDELKQVAQRLKDAGITPFAMSAQDSWWPQFIAYYAMAQHVFPDDPDAIDELLDGERTFADTPGYAQALEVVKDLVPYYMPDPLGTNQSAAKSAFLTGQAAMFPATWILSDARAAGVEPGYMNFPTVDADVPDMWGSYLVAWGVNPGNDRVDAAERFIDFFFQDEVYTEFLTSVKAFPTTTGIDVTANDPLFPDMVAAWEGKTFRPVVIPAHPQLQETLLVGMQNLIAGRTDVGEVIGELDAALEEIRANAG, from the coding sequence ATGCGCCGACGTACCGCCACCACCCTCGCGGCCGCGACCACCCTGACCGCCCTCGCTCTGGCATCCCTCACCGGGTGCGGCTCCTCGGCCGGAGGCGACACCAGCCTCAGCTTCCTCATGTGGGGCGACGGCGGCGACACCCAGAAGGCCTATGAGAAGGTCATCGAGGCGTTCGAGGCTGAGAACCCCGGCGTGACCGTCAACGCCGAGTTCGTCAACACCAACGACTACGACAACGTGCTCAAGACGCGCCTGTCGGGCGGGGCCGGGCCCGACGTGTACGGCTTCGACCCCAAGAACATCGACGACTTCGTGCGTGACGGCTTTGCGACCGACCTGTCGGGTGCGGAGTTCTTCGGCCGGCTCGACGATGCGGCAGCGCAGGAGGCCCGTCGCGGAGCGGAGGGAGATGCCGCCTACTCGGTACCCATCTCGCAGTCGGGCAACGGCATCGTCTACAACGCCGCCCTCTTCGCGCAGGCCGGCATCACCGAGGTCCCGCGTACCTACGACGAGCTGAAGCAGGTGGCGCAGCGCCTGAAGGATGCCGGCATCACCCCGTTCGCGATGAGCGCGCAAGACAGCTGGTGGCCGCAGTTCATCGCCTACTACGCGATGGCGCAGCATGTCTTCCCCGACGATCCCGACGCGATCGACGAACTGCTCGACGGGGAGCGGACTTTCGCCGACACGCCGGGGTACGCGCAGGCGCTCGAGGTCGTGAAGGACCTGGTGCCGTACTACATGCCCGACCCCCTGGGGACGAACCAGTCGGCGGCGAAGTCGGCCTTCCTCACCGGCCAGGCGGCGATGTTCCCGGCGACGTGGATCCTCTCCGACGCGCGGGCGGCCGGGGTGGAGCCGGGGTACATGAACTTCCCGACCGTCGACGCCGACGTGCCCGACATGTGGGGGAGCTACCTCGTGGCGTGGGGCGTCAACCCCGGCAATGACCGGGTCGACGCGGCGGAGCGCTTCATCGACTTCTTCTTCCAAGACGAGGTCTACACCGAATTCCTCACGTCGGTGAAGGCGTTCCCCACCACCACCGGGATCGACGTGACGGCGAACGATCCGCTCTTCCCCGACATGGTCGCGGCGTGGGAGGGCAAGACCTTCCGCCCCGTGGTGATCCCCGCGCACCCGCAGCTGCAGGAGACGCTCCTGGTCGGGATGCAGAACCTCATCGCCGGGCGCACGGACGTAGGCGAAGTCATCGGCGAGCTCGACGCCGCGCTCGAGGAGATCCGCGCGAACGCCGGCTGA
- a CDS encoding ABC transporter substrate-binding protein, protein MTKWLRNTATAVVALTAVGALSGCAGGSSGGPTEISFLMWGDGGDTQTAYEDVITKFEEANPDITVNAEFFNTNDYDNILKTRLSGGAGPDVYGFDLGNIDSFVADGFAADLSDGGESYLSKLTPEAAKDSQRAGGTYNLPISLSGNGIIYNKALFEKAGISAPPTTYSELLADAKKLSDAGVIPFAMSAQDNWWPQFIVYYALAEHGANEELGEQMAAGETTFSQSDAWAESLDVVRDLTPYYMPNPVGTSQTAAQSAFLGGQAAMFPATWILSDAREAGLDLGYMNFPTVDQPSNDIWGTYQVRFGVNPDNGDAKLAASQKFLDFFLQDDTYGEFLSKVKLFPTTTGVQIGADVDPLFPEMQQAWEGKTFVAAFSPTDPSIQDSLLVGLQNIISGQKSTEQVLADLDAALEQYRANNR, encoded by the coding sequence ATGACGAAGTGGCTGAGGAACACCGCGACCGCCGTCGTCGCACTGACCGCGGTGGGGGCGCTGAGCGGGTGCGCGGGAGGCTCGAGCGGCGGCCCGACCGAGATCAGCTTCCTGATGTGGGGCGATGGCGGCGACACGCAGACCGCCTACGAAGACGTGATCACGAAGTTCGAAGAGGCCAACCCTGACATCACCGTCAACGCCGAGTTCTTCAACACCAACGACTACGACAACATCCTCAAGACGCGTCTGTCGGGTGGCGCCGGCCCCGACGTCTACGGCTTCGACCTCGGCAACATCGACAGCTTCGTCGCCGACGGCTTCGCCGCCGACCTCTCGGACGGGGGCGAGAGCTACCTGTCCAAGCTCACCCCGGAGGCGGCGAAAGACAGCCAGCGCGCGGGCGGCACCTACAATCTGCCGATCTCGCTCTCGGGCAACGGCATCATCTACAACAAGGCGCTGTTCGAGAAGGCGGGAATCTCGGCGCCGCCCACCACCTACAGCGAACTGCTCGCCGACGCGAAGAAGCTCTCGGATGCCGGTGTCATCCCATTCGCGATGAGCGCGCAGGACAACTGGTGGCCGCAGTTCATCGTGTACTACGCCCTGGCGGAGCACGGAGCCAACGAGGAGCTCGGCGAGCAGATGGCCGCGGGTGAGACGACGTTCTCGCAGAGCGACGCGTGGGCCGAGTCGCTCGACGTCGTGCGCGACCTGACGCCGTATTACATGCCGAACCCGGTGGGTACGAGCCAGACCGCGGCGCAGTCGGCGTTCCTCGGTGGACAGGCCGCGATGTTCCCGGCGACCTGGATCCTCTCCGACGCCCGCGAGGCCGGTCTCGACCTCGGGTACATGAACTTCCCCACGGTGGACCAACCCTCGAACGACATCTGGGGCACCTACCAGGTGCGCTTCGGCGTCAACCCCGACAACGGCGATGCGAAGCTGGCCGCCTCGCAGAAGTTCCTCGACTTCTTCCTGCAGGACGACACCTACGGCGAGTTCTTGTCGAAGGTCAAGCTGTTCCCCACCACGACCGGGGTGCAGATCGGCGCCGACGTCGACCCGCTGTTCCCCGAGATGCAGCAGGCGTGGGAGGGCAAGACGTTCGTCGCGGCTTTCTCGCCCACCGACCCCAGCATCCAGGACTCGTTGCTGGTGGGTCTGCAGAACATCATCAGCGGGCAGAAGAGCACCGAGCAGGTGCTCGCTGACCTCGACGCGGCCCTCGAGCAGTACCGAGCGAACAACCGCTGA
- a CDS encoding DUF3863 domain-containing protein: MNTLSTPIGRRLTVNTIVRRHQIEATRDRSLWEDETDLHSAELVERFSDAVRNAVPGASLTWALSWGALTDDSPRYRDIRRTIARLAADHDDDVTFVPGGFFANLYGTRDEVARDISDAVDLLHTHFDRATTSLVAGFLSADNIARARDLGIRTVQGNIWSQFDIDLQDGDGSLAYPYYPSRDHFLVPGRGEDRIDAVQLDGWTVDLVAARGAGMSSQFNSRLGLGPIETLHRLPRAEALRELDATSEAHLNDRNVARNGLGWLTVNYEISEVARGLAHDPTTLDAWAGWLGGLKQRWSDLQVTTIGRFGDEWRERHPDNEGLAYLLQQSGSGVQGSRAGETVTWFMTADFRLGVVHTGDDVEVFDYTAYADAPGEPRTLGDRRWSLLGEINQKQTRPQDRPVAVGRFFAAHPGVEAALERTWRDAPELAALKVAS, from the coding sequence ATGAACACCCTCTCGACGCCCATCGGCCGCCGATTGACCGTCAACACGATCGTGCGACGCCACCAGATCGAGGCAACTCGCGACCGCTCCCTCTGGGAGGACGAGACCGACCTGCACTCCGCGGAGCTGGTGGAGCGTTTCTCCGACGCGGTGCGCAACGCCGTGCCGGGAGCCTCCCTGACCTGGGCGCTCTCGTGGGGCGCGCTCACCGACGACTCCCCCCGCTACCGCGACATCCGCCGCACGATCGCACGACTGGCGGCCGACCACGACGACGACGTCACGTTCGTCCCCGGCGGGTTCTTCGCGAACCTCTACGGCACGCGCGACGAGGTCGCCCGCGACATCTCCGACGCCGTCGATCTGCTGCACACCCACTTCGACCGCGCGACCACCTCGCTCGTCGCCGGGTTCCTCTCGGCCGACAACATCGCGCGCGCCCGCGATCTCGGCATCCGTACCGTCCAGGGAAACATCTGGAGCCAGTTCGACATCGACCTGCAGGACGGCGACGGCTCACTCGCCTACCCCTACTACCCCTCGCGCGACCACTTCCTCGTGCCCGGACGCGGCGAAGACCGCATCGACGCCGTGCAGCTCGACGGATGGACGGTCGACCTCGTCGCCGCCCGCGGAGCCGGAATGTCGTCGCAGTTCAACTCGCGCCTCGGCCTCGGACCCATCGAGACGCTGCATCGCCTCCCCCGGGCCGAGGCCCTTCGGGAATTGGATGCCACGAGCGAGGCGCACTTGAACGACCGCAACGTCGCGCGAAACGGTCTCGGCTGGCTGACCGTGAACTACGAGATCAGCGAGGTCGCGCGCGGGCTCGCCCACGACCCCACGACTCTCGACGCGTGGGCCGGTTGGCTGGGCGGGCTGAAGCAGCGTTGGAGCGATCTGCAGGTCACCACGATCGGCCGCTTCGGCGACGAGTGGCGCGAGCGGCACCCCGACAACGAGGGCCTCGCCTACCTGCTGCAGCAGAGCGGCAGCGGCGTGCAGGGCTCACGGGCGGGCGAGACGGTGACGTGGTTCATGACCGCCGACTTCCGCCTCGGGGTGGTGCACACCGGCGACGACGTCGAGGTGTTCGACTACACCGCCTACGCCGACGCACCCGGCGAGCCGCGAACGCTCGGCGACCGGCGCTGGAGCCTGCTCGGCGAGATCAACCAGAAGCAGACCCGCCCGCAGGACCGCCCCGTCGCCGTCGGCCGCTTCTTCGCCGCCCACCCCGGCGTCGAGGCGGCTCTCGAACGCACGTGGCGCGACGCGCCCGAGCTCGCCGCGCTGAAGGTCGCATCGTGA
- a CDS encoding family 78 glycoside hydrolase catalytic domain — protein sequence MIAVTGLTVEHTVDPVGVPAAPRFGWTVEADTAGVHQLAYRLTVHSPGGVVWSTGRVDAADSIDIPYDGPALAPLRRYTWDVVVTTTAGEAVGSGSFVTAVLDDDWPGAAFVAGPPDSVAAPLLRTTFDVQEQPAEAYLVVAAGGLARVELDGRAPDESVLGPGFTDYDVTTQYTVVDVTDRLTPGRHAIGVELGRGFYGMLGRNTWDWESAPWHDEPCARVLLILRDGRGEHIVASGPHWRTTAGPTLVDDLYAGEDYDARREQPGWSTATFDDEGWMPVREVEGPRGRPVAQRQPPIVEGELLEPTAITTLDDGRWVVSFERVIAGWAEVEAEPDDGAVIELRSGESLRADGTPNSDDEKGYFDGRFQTDRVTLADRPLHWHPRFTWHGFQHVEVRARTLPVLRARVVHTRAPRTGRFACSSPMLNTLHELTVRTILNNLHGIPTDTPKYEKNGWTGDGMVGAEMMLQNLDVHELLAKWVDDIAASRHGEGAPEVIAPHGGWHMDWSPAPTWHSALLLVPWDLYRLRGDERVLADVWPDASAYLRFELDRGVEGLFDTTLGDWVSPETDAGGGNAPEDTRVAATAYVIAMCDTAAAIAEVLGDDPAPWRAAAETSRSAFVREFWDAEAAEVRGTGDAGYRQAHTVLALAFGILPAADRQRAADRLARDVVERGHHLSTGALATKHLLPQLTRWGHADVAVGVALQTTFPSWGFWIERGATSLWEHWKEESRSRGHYFLGTIEDWFYADVAGLEAGAPGWREARIAPKVLGTELSSASAAVRTPYGELSVAWRVEGGEVALSCEVPTGIRAEIELPGLRRRVDAGRHEVRVTLA from the coding sequence GTGATCGCGGTGACGGGCCTCACGGTCGAGCACACGGTGGATCCGGTCGGCGTCCCGGCGGCGCCGCGGTTCGGGTGGACCGTCGAGGCCGACACCGCTGGCGTGCACCAGCTCGCCTACCGGCTCACGGTGCACTCCCCCGGCGGCGTCGTGTGGTCCACCGGGCGAGTGGATGCCGCGGACAGCATCGACATCCCCTACGACGGCCCCGCCCTGGCACCCCTGCGGCGCTACACGTGGGACGTCGTGGTCACGACCACCGCGGGCGAAGCCGTCGGCTCGGGCAGCTTCGTCACAGCCGTTCTCGACGACGACTGGCCAGGCGCAGCGTTCGTCGCGGGACCGCCCGACAGCGTGGCCGCCCCGTTGCTGCGCACGACCTTCGACGTGCAGGAACAACCCGCCGAGGCCTACCTCGTCGTGGCCGCGGGCGGTCTCGCTCGCGTCGAGCTCGACGGCCGTGCGCCCGACGAGAGCGTGCTGGGCCCCGGCTTCACCGATTACGACGTCACCACGCAGTACACCGTCGTCGACGTGACCGACCGGCTCACGCCGGGCCGTCACGCGATCGGCGTCGAGCTGGGCCGCGGGTTCTACGGCATGCTCGGCCGCAACACGTGGGATTGGGAGAGCGCGCCCTGGCACGACGAGCCGTGTGCGCGGGTGCTGCTGATCCTGCGCGACGGCCGGGGGGAGCACATCGTCGCGAGCGGCCCCCACTGGAGGACGACCGCCGGCCCCACCCTTGTCGACGACCTCTACGCGGGCGAGGACTACGACGCCCGCCGCGAGCAGCCGGGATGGAGCACGGCGACCTTCGACGATGAGGGATGGATGCCGGTACGCGAGGTGGAGGGCCCGCGCGGTCGACCCGTCGCGCAACGCCAGCCCCCGATCGTCGAGGGCGAGCTTCTCGAGCCCACCGCGATCACCACGCTCGACGACGGCCGCTGGGTCGTGTCGTTCGAGCGCGTGATCGCCGGCTGGGCGGAGGTCGAGGCCGAGCCCGACGACGGCGCCGTGATCGAGCTGCGCTCCGGCGAATCGCTCCGCGCCGACGGCACGCCCAACTCCGACGACGAGAAGGGGTACTTCGACGGGCGCTTCCAGACCGACCGCGTCACCCTGGCGGATCGGCCGCTGCACTGGCATCCCCGATTCACCTGGCACGGCTTCCAGCACGTCGAGGTGCGCGCCCGGACGCTGCCCGTGCTGCGCGCGCGCGTCGTGCACACGCGAGCGCCGCGCACCGGACGCTTCGCGTGCTCGTCCCCGATGCTGAACACGCTGCACGAGCTCACCGTGCGCACGATCCTCAACAACCTGCACGGCATCCCCACCGACACCCCGAAGTACGAGAAGAACGGGTGGACCGGTGACGGCATGGTCGGCGCCGAGATGATGCTGCAGAACCTCGACGTGCACGAGCTGCTCGCGAAATGGGTCGACGACATCGCGGCATCCCGTCACGGCGAGGGTGCCCCCGAGGTGATCGCCCCGCACGGTGGGTGGCACATGGACTGGTCGCCCGCTCCGACCTGGCACTCCGCGCTGCTGCTCGTGCCGTGGGACCTGTACCGCCTACGGGGTGACGAGCGCGTACTCGCCGACGTGTGGCCCGACGCGAGCGCCTACCTGCGCTTCGAGCTGGACCGCGGCGTCGAGGGCCTGTTCGACACCACGCTGGGCGACTGGGTGAGCCCCGAGACCGACGCCGGCGGCGGCAACGCCCCCGAAGACACCCGGGTGGCGGCCACGGCCTACGTGATCGCGATGTGCGACACGGCAGCGGCCATCGCCGAGGTGCTCGGCGACGACCCCGCCCCGTGGCGGGCCGCGGCCGAGACCTCGCGTTCGGCGTTCGTGCGCGAGTTCTGGGATGCCGAGGCGGCCGAGGTCCGCGGCACGGGCGACGCCGGGTACCGCCAGGCGCACACCGTGCTCGCCTTGGCGTTCGGCATCCTGCCCGCCGCGGATCGCCAACGCGCCGCCGACCGGCTCGCGCGCGACGTCGTGGAACGCGGGCACCACCTCTCGACGGGCGCGCTCGCGACCAAACACCTGCTGCCGCAACTGACGCGGTGGGGGCACGCCGACGTCGCCGTCGGGGTCGCCCTGCAGACGACGTTCCCCAGTTGGGGGTTCTGGATCGAACGCGGAGCGACGTCGCTGTGGGAGCACTGGAAAGAGGAGTCCCGCTCGCGCGGGCACTACTTCTTGGGCACGATCGAGGACTGGTTCTACGCCGATGTCGCGGGGCTCGAGGCGGGCGCGCCGGGATGGCGTGAGGCGCGCATCGCGCCGAAAGTGCTCGGCACCGAGCTGTCGTCGGCATCCGCCGCCGTCCGCACCCCCTACGGCGAGCTGTCGGTGGCCTGGCGCGTCGAGGGCGGAGAGGTGGCTCTCTCGTGCGAGGTGCCGACCGGCATCCGCGCCGAGATCGAGCTCCCGGGCCTGCGGCGGCGCGTCGACGCGGGGCGTCACGAGGTGCGGGTGACGCTGGCGTAG
- a CDS encoding SDR family NAD(P)-dependent oxidoreductase has product MYRERLELTDRVAVVTGGSRGIGLAVVTALVEFGARVVIADVLDEAGEASAASFPDGRVSYVHLDVTDAGAVERTFADIAQRHGSIDVLVTSAGIANHQPSLELEREAWDRVLAVNATGTFWCAREAARHMQDRGGSIVAIGSMSGELANAPQRQAAYNASKGAVHLAVKSLAIEFAEQGIRVNAVAPGYVGTELTKQGVPDQWWDDWVRRTPMGRLGAPEEIGSLVAFLASDAASYMTGSVVLIDGGYAAW; this is encoded by the coding sequence ATGTACCGAGAACGGCTGGAATTGACCGATCGCGTCGCGGTGGTCACGGGGGGCTCGCGCGGCATCGGACTCGCCGTCGTGACGGCCCTGGTGGAGTTCGGTGCGCGGGTCGTCATCGCCGACGTGCTTGACGAAGCCGGCGAGGCCTCCGCGGCATCCTTCCCCGACGGCCGCGTGTCGTACGTGCATCTCGACGTCACCGACGCCGGCGCCGTCGAGCGCACCTTCGCCGACATCGCCCAGCGGCACGGATCGATCGACGTGCTCGTCACCTCGGCCGGCATCGCCAATCACCAGCCGTCGCTCGAGCTCGAACGCGAGGCGTGGGATCGCGTGCTCGCCGTCAACGCCACCGGGACGTTCTGGTGCGCGCGCGAGGCCGCTCGCCACATGCAGGACCGCGGCGGCTCGATCGTCGCGATCGGTTCGATGTCGGGCGAGCTCGCCAACGCCCCGCAGCGGCAGGCGGCCTACAACGCCTCGAAGGGCGCCGTCCACCTGGCGGTGAAGTCGCTCGCGATCGAGTTCGCCGAGCAGGGCATCCGTGTCAACGCCGTGGCCCCCGGGTACGTCGGCACCGAGCTGACGAAGCAGGGCGTGCCCGACCAGTGGTGGGACGACTGGGTGCGCCGCACCCCGATGGGCCGCCTCGGCGCCCCCGAGGAGATCGGCTCGCTCGTGGCCTTCCTCGCCTCCGACGCCGCGTCGTATATGACCGGCTCGGTCGTGCTGATCGACGGCGGCTACGCCGCCTGGTGA
- a CDS encoding SIS domain-containing protein, with product MTLDVEQASEESTDTLLERVTRQLPHLRRSEQRVAAIVLDDPVGAAQFTMAGLAEAAEVSEPTVMRFCSSVGCEGFQDFKIQLAQTLALGLPVTHSTITDADSPADVAEKIFDHTISSLDRARRTLAPAAVAQAIDAILDASDILFVGFGASGIIAQDAQQKFPLFGVPCQAPEDFHQQFIAATMSGPRSVTVAISNTGHTEQTLTVARAARKAGGTVISLTGRVSPLSEIADIPLIVRTFEDTDVYTPSTSRLAGLVVIDILATGVALRRSPEHTDAIRRMKSELATMRHADETTVEEP from the coding sequence ATGACCCTCGACGTGGAGCAGGCCAGCGAAGAGTCCACCGATACTCTCCTCGAGCGCGTCACGCGCCAATTGCCGCATCTGCGCCGCTCCGAGCAGCGCGTGGCGGCCATCGTGCTCGACGACCCCGTGGGGGCTGCCCAGTTCACGATGGCGGGCCTCGCCGAGGCAGCCGAGGTGAGCGAGCCGACCGTCATGCGCTTCTGCAGCTCGGTGGGGTGCGAGGGCTTCCAGGACTTCAAGATCCAGCTCGCCCAGACGCTCGCCCTCGGCCTGCCGGTGACGCACTCGACCATCACCGACGCCGACTCCCCCGCCGACGTCGCCGAGAAGATCTTCGACCACACCATCTCGAGCCTCGATCGCGCCCGCCGCACGCTCGCTCCCGCCGCGGTCGCCCAGGCGATCGATGCGATCCTGGATGCCAGCGACATCCTCTTCGTCGGCTTCGGCGCGAGCGGCATCATCGCCCAGGACGCCCAGCAGAAGTTCCCGCTGTTCGGCGTGCCGTGCCAGGCGCCCGAGGACTTCCACCAGCAGTTCATCGCCGCGACCATGTCGGGGCCGCGCAGCGTCACCGTGGCCATCTCGAACACCGGTCACACCGAGCAGACCCTCACGGTCGCCCGCGCCGCGCGGAAAGCCGGTGGAACCGTGATCTCACTCACGGGTCGGGTCAGCCCCCTCTCGGAGATCGCCGATATACCCCTGATCGTGCGTACTTTCGAAGACACCGATGTCTATACGCCCTCCACGAGCCGTCTCGCCGGCCTGGTGGTGATCGACATCCTCGCCACGGGGGTCGCGCTGCGCCGATCGCCGGAGCACACCGACGCCATACGGCGCATGAAGAGCGAGCTCGCCACGATGCGCCACGCCGACGAGACCACCGTGGAGGAGCCGTGA